Proteins encoded in a region of the Quercus lobata isolate SW786 chromosome 8, ValleyOak3.0 Primary Assembly, whole genome shotgun sequence genome:
- the LOC115955590 gene encoding heterogeneous nuclear ribonucleoprotein 1 isoform X2 has product MQSDSGKLFIGGISWDTNEERLKEYFSSYGEVVEAVIMKDRTTGRARGFGFVVFADPTVADRVIKEKHNIDGRMVEAKKAVPRDDQNILSRSSGSIHGSPGPGRTRKIFVGGLASTVTESDFKKYFDQFGTITDVVVMYDHNTQRPRGFGFITYDSEEAVDKVLIKSFHELNGKMVEVKRAVPKELSPGPSRSPLGNYYGLNRVNNLLNGYPQGYTPTTVGGYGLRMDGRFSPVGGGRSGGFPPFGSGYGMGVNFEPGLSPGFGGSANFSSNLSYGRGLNPYYGNSNRFTSPLAYDGGNGGSTSFFSSMTRNLWGSGGLNYGTSSASSSAYLGSGSGSIGGSTFGNAGVNWGSLGISAQGGSNNAPNNSGNFGYGGGEDSYGLGTGGYGRNSGTNTAPTSSYAASTGGFDGDFADFYNSGSVYGDTTWRSSNAERDGSGPFGYGLGSAAPDVSAKTSPSYVGGYSVNKRQSNRG; this is encoded by the exons ATGCAATCTGATAGTGGCAAGTTATTTATTGGTGGGATATCTTGGGACACAAATGAAGAGCGTCTCAAGGAGTATTTTAGTTCATATGGTGAGGTGGTAGAAGCTGTTATTATGAAGGATCGGACCACAGGTCGTGCTCGAGGTTTTGGCTTTGTTGTTTTTGCCGACCCGACTGTTGCGGATAGAGTCATAAAGGAGAAGCACAACATAGATGGAAGGATG GTTGAGGCAAAAAAGGCTGTTCCTAGGGATGACCAAAACATTTTGAGTAGAAGCAGTGGTAGCATCCATGGCTCTCCAGGTCCTGGCCGCACTAGAAAGATATTTGTTGGAGGTTTAGCATCCACAGTCACAGAGAGTGACTTCAAGAAGTATTTTGATCAGTTTGGCACAATCACTGATGTTGTGGTGATGTATGATCACAACACCCAGAGGCCTAGAGGCTTTGGATTTATCACTTATGATTCAGAGGAAGCAGTGGACAAGGTTTTGATCAAGAGTTTTCATGAACTAAATGGTAAAATGGTTGAGGTCAAGCGTGCAGTTCCCAAAGAGTTATCACCTGGTCCCAGTCGCAGCCCACTTGGTAACTACTATGGTCTGAATAGGGTCAATAACTTACTTAATGGCTACCCTCAAGGATATACTCCAACTACAGTTGGAGGATATGGACTTAGGATGGATGGTAGATTCAGTCCAGTTGGTGGTGGCCGAAGTGGTGGTTTTCCTCCATTTGGTTCTGGTTATGGAATGGGTGTGAATTTTGAGCCAGGGTTGAGCCCAGGTTTTGGGGGGAGTGCAAATTTTAGTAGTAATCTCAGCTATGGACGGGGATTGAACCCTTATTATGGTAATTCAAATAGGTTTACTAGTCCACTTGCATATGATGGTGGTAATGGAGGAAGCACTTCCTTTTTCAGCTCTATGACTCGGAATCTGTGGGGGAGTGGGGGGCTTAATTATGGCACAAGCTCTGCAAGTTCCAGTGCATACCTGGGATCAGGAAGTGGGAGCATTGGGGGAAGCACATTTGGTAATGCTGGAGTAAATTGGGGTTCTTTGGGAATCTCTGCTCAAGGTGGAAGTAACAATGCCCCTAACAATAGTGGAAATTTTGGTTATGGAGGTGGTGAGGACAGTTATGGCTTGGGAACGGGAGGGTATGGAAGAAACAGTGGTACCAATACGGCCCCAACATCATCTTATGCTGCATCAACAGGTGGTTTTGATGGGGACTTTGCAGACTTCTATAATAGTGGTTCTGTATACGGGGACACCACTTGGCGATCATCAAATGCTGAACGAGATGGGTCTGGTCCCTTTGGTTATGGACTTGGCAGTGCAGCTCCTGATGTTTCTGCTAAAACTTCTCCTAGTTATGTTGGTGGTTATAGTGTTAATAAGAGACAGTCAAATAGAG
- the LOC115955590 gene encoding heterogeneous nuclear ribonucleoprotein 1 isoform X1 has translation MQSDSGKLFIGGISWDTNEERLKEYFSSYGEVVEAVIMKDRTTGRARGFGFVVFADPTVADRVIKEKHNIDGRMVEAKKAVPRDDQNILSRSSGSIHGSPGPGRTRKIFVGGLASTVTESDFKKYFDQFGTITDVVVMYDHNTQRPRGFGFITYDSEEAVDKVLIKSFHELNGKMVEVKRAVPKELSPGPSRSPLGNYYGLNRVNNLLNGYPQGYTPTTVGGYGLRMDGRFSPVGGGRSGGFPPFGSGYGMGVNFEPGLSPGFGGSANFSSNLSYGRGLNPYYGNSNRFTSPLAYDGGNGGSTSFFSSMTRNLWGSGGLNYGTSSASSSAYLGSGSGSIGGSTFGNAGVNWGSLGISAQGGSNNAPNNSGNFGYGGGEDSYGLGTGGYGRNSGTNTAPTSSYAASTGGFDGDFADFYNSGSVYGDTTWRSSNAERDGSGPFGYGLGSAAPDVSAKTSPSYVGGYSVNKRQSNRGIAA, from the exons ATGCAATCTGATAGTGGCAAGTTATTTATTGGTGGGATATCTTGGGACACAAATGAAGAGCGTCTCAAGGAGTATTTTAGTTCATATGGTGAGGTGGTAGAAGCTGTTATTATGAAGGATCGGACCACAGGTCGTGCTCGAGGTTTTGGCTTTGTTGTTTTTGCCGACCCGACTGTTGCGGATAGAGTCATAAAGGAGAAGCACAACATAGATGGAAGGATG GTTGAGGCAAAAAAGGCTGTTCCTAGGGATGACCAAAACATTTTGAGTAGAAGCAGTGGTAGCATCCATGGCTCTCCAGGTCCTGGCCGCACTAGAAAGATATTTGTTGGAGGTTTAGCATCCACAGTCACAGAGAGTGACTTCAAGAAGTATTTTGATCAGTTTGGCACAATCACTGATGTTGTGGTGATGTATGATCACAACACCCAGAGGCCTAGAGGCTTTGGATTTATCACTTATGATTCAGAGGAAGCAGTGGACAAGGTTTTGATCAAGAGTTTTCATGAACTAAATGGTAAAATGGTTGAGGTCAAGCGTGCAGTTCCCAAAGAGTTATCACCTGGTCCCAGTCGCAGCCCACTTGGTAACTACTATGGTCTGAATAGGGTCAATAACTTACTTAATGGCTACCCTCAAGGATATACTCCAACTACAGTTGGAGGATATGGACTTAGGATGGATGGTAGATTCAGTCCAGTTGGTGGTGGCCGAAGTGGTGGTTTTCCTCCATTTGGTTCTGGTTATGGAATGGGTGTGAATTTTGAGCCAGGGTTGAGCCCAGGTTTTGGGGGGAGTGCAAATTTTAGTAGTAATCTCAGCTATGGACGGGGATTGAACCCTTATTATGGTAATTCAAATAGGTTTACTAGTCCACTTGCATATGATGGTGGTAATGGAGGAAGCACTTCCTTTTTCAGCTCTATGACTCGGAATCTGTGGGGGAGTGGGGGGCTTAATTATGGCACAAGCTCTGCAAGTTCCAGTGCATACCTGGGATCAGGAAGTGGGAGCATTGGGGGAAGCACATTTGGTAATGCTGGAGTAAATTGGGGTTCTTTGGGAATCTCTGCTCAAGGTGGAAGTAACAATGCCCCTAACAATAGTGGAAATTTTGGTTATGGAGGTGGTGAGGACAGTTATGGCTTGGGAACGGGAGGGTATGGAAGAAACAGTGGTACCAATACGGCCCCAACATCATCTTATGCTGCATCAACAGGTGGTTTTGATGGGGACTTTGCAGACTTCTATAATAGTGGTTCTGTATACGGGGACACCACTTGGCGATCATCAAATGCTGAACGAGATGGGTCTGGTCCCTTTGGTTATGGACTTGGCAGTGCAGCTCCTGATGTTTCTGCTAAAACTTCTCCTAGTTATGTTGGTGGTTATAGTGTTAATAAGAGACAGTCAAATAGAG